In the genome of Musa acuminata AAA Group cultivar baxijiao unplaced genomic scaffold, Cavendish_Baxijiao_AAA HiC_scaffold_297, whole genome shotgun sequence, one region contains:
- the LOC135657714 gene encoding ATP synthase subunit beta, chloroplastic produces MRINPTPSSPAVSTLEEQNLGRIAQIIGPVLDVVFPPGKMPNIYNALVVKGRDTIGQQINVTCEVQQLLGNNRVRAVAMSATDGLMRGMEVIDTGAPLSVPVGGATLGRIFNVLGEPVDNLGPVDTSTTSPIHRPAPAFIQLETKLSIFETGIKVVDLLAPYRRGGKIGLFGGAGVGKTVLIMELINNIAKAHGGVSVFGGVGERTREGNDLYMEMKESGVINEKNIAESKVALVYGQMNEPPGARMRVGLTALTMAEYFRDVNEQDVLLFIDNIFRFVQAGSEVSALLGRMPSAVGYQPTLSTEMGSLQERITSTKEGSITSIQAVYVPADDLTDPAPATTFAHLDATTVLSRGLAAKGIYPAVDPLDSTSTMLQPRIVGEEHYETAQRVKQTSQRYKELQDIIAILGLDELSEEDRLTVARARKIERFLSQPFFVAEVFTGSPGKYVGLAETIRGFQLILSGELDSLPEQAFYLVGNIDEATAKAMNLEEESKLKK; encoded by the coding sequence atgagaatcaaTCCTACCCCTTCTAGTCCTGCGGTTTCcacacttgaagaacaaaacctAGGGCGTATCGCTCAAATTATTGGCCCAGTACTGGATGTTGTTTTTCCTCCGGGCAAGATGCCTAATATTTATAACGCTTTGGTAGTTAAGGGTCGAGATACTATTGGTCAGCAAATTAATGTGACTTGTGAGGTACAACAATTATTAGGAAATAATCGAGTTAGAGCTGTAGCTATGAGTGCTACAGATGGACTGATGAGAGGAATGGAAGTGATTGACACGGGAGCTCCTCTAAGCGTTCCAGTCGGTGGAGCTACCCTCGGACGAATTTTCAACGTTCTTGGGGAGCCTGTTGATAATTTAGGTCCTGTAGATACTAGCACAACATCTCCTATTCATAGACCTGCACCTGCCTTTATACAGTTAGAGACGAAATTATCAATCTTTGAAACAGGAATTAAAGTAGTGGATCTTTTAGCTCCTTATCGCCGTGGAGGAAAAATCGGACTATTTGGAGGAGCTGGAGTAGGTAAAACAGTACTCATCATGGAATTGATCAACAACATTGCCAAAGCTCATGGAGGCGTATCTGTATTTGGCGGAGTAGGCGAACGTACTCGTGAAGGAAATGATCTTTACATGGAAATGAAAGAATCCGgagtaattaatgaaaaaaatattgcagAATCAAAAGTAGCTCTAGTCTACGGTCAAATGAATGAACCGCCGGGAGCTCGTATGAGAGTTGGTTTGACTGCCCTAACTATGGCGGAATATTTCCGGGATGTTAATGAACAAGACGTACTTCTATTCATCGACAATATCTTTCGTTTCGTCCAAGCAGGATCAGAAGTATCCGCCTTATTGGGGAGAATGCCTTCTGCAGTGGGTTATCAACCTACCCTTAGTACAGAAATGGGTTCTTTGCAAGAAAGAATTACTTCTACCAAAGAGGGATCTATAACTTCGATCCAAGCCGTTTATGTACCTGCGGACGATTTGACCGACCCTGCTCCTGCCACGacatttgcacatttagatgctaCTACCGTATTATCGAGAGGATTAGCTGCCAAAGGTATTTATCCAGCAGTGGATCCTTTAGATTCAACGTCAACTATGTTACAACCTCGGATCGTTGGCGAGGAACATTATGAAACTGCGCAAAGAGTTAAGCAAACTTCACAACGTTACAAAGAACTTCAGGACATTATAGCTATTCTTGGGTTGGACGAATTATCCGAAGAAGATCGTTTAACTGTAGCAAGAGCACGAAAAATCGAGCGTTTCTTATCACAACCCTTCTTCGTGGCAGAAGTATTTACTGGTTCTCCAGGAAAATATGTTGGTCTTGCAGAAACAATTAGGGGGTTTCAACTGATCCTTTCCGGAGAATTAGACAGTCTTCCCGAGCAGGCCTTTTATTTAGTAGGTAACATCGATGAAGCTACCGCGAAAGCTATGAACTTAGAAGAGGAGAGCAAATTGAAGAAATGA